One window of Agromyces rhizosphaerae genomic DNA carries:
- a CDS encoding exodeoxyribonuclease III encodes MRIATWNVNSIRARSGRVVDWLIREDVDVLAMQEIKCKPEQFPIEAFEAAGYELAIHGLNQWNGVAIASRIGLDDIETEFPGMPGFQKGHEGPDLPREARAIAATVDGVRAWSLYVPNGRGLADPHYVYKLDWLAALTEHTRAETAAHPEQPFSLMGDFNIAPFDEDNGDPAVIEGATTHVSPAERTAFAELTAAGVTDVVRPLVPEGYTYWDYKQLKFPRNEGLRIDFVLGSQAFADVVTSASIHRNERKGDAPSDHVPVLVELDLDSGGDDDVPMIFG; translated from the coding sequence ATGCGCATCGCCACCTGGAACGTCAATTCGATCCGCGCCCGATCGGGTCGCGTCGTCGACTGGCTGATCCGGGAGGACGTGGACGTGCTCGCGATGCAGGAGATCAAGTGCAAGCCCGAACAGTTCCCGATCGAGGCGTTCGAGGCGGCCGGGTACGAGCTCGCGATCCACGGGCTGAACCAGTGGAACGGCGTGGCGATCGCCAGCCGCATCGGGCTCGACGACATCGAGACCGAGTTCCCGGGCATGCCGGGCTTCCAGAAGGGGCACGAGGGGCCCGATCTGCCGCGCGAGGCCCGAGCGATCGCGGCGACCGTCGACGGCGTGCGCGCCTGGAGCCTGTACGTGCCGAACGGCCGCGGCCTGGCCGACCCGCACTACGTCTACAAGCTCGACTGGCTGGCGGCGCTCACCGAGCACACCCGCGCAGAGACGGCCGCGCACCCCGAGCAGCCGTTCTCCCTCATGGGCGACTTCAACATCGCGCCGTTCGACGAGGACAACGGCGACCCCGCGGTGATCGAGGGCGCGACCACCCACGTCTCGCCGGCCGAGCGCACGGCCTTCGCCGAACTGACCGCCGCCGGGGTCACCGACGTGGTGCGCCCGCTCGTGCCCGAGGGCTACACCTACTGGGACTACAAGCAGCTGAAGTTCCCGCGCAACGAGGGCCTGCGCATCGACTTCGTGCTGGGCTCGCAGGCGTTCGCCGACGTGGTCACGAGCGCCTCGATCCACCGCAACGAGCGCAAGGGCGATGCGCCGAGCGACCACGTGCCGGTGCTCGTCGAGCTCGACCTCGACTCCGGGGGCGACGACGACGTCCCCATGATCTTCGGATAG
- a CDS encoding GntR family transcriptional regulator, which produces MNARAGQAKAGDQATDAAGAPSSDGGAEALRRLAGQHSSGYRSVGVMAYDIIRDAILSGALLPGQKLRQETLAELIGVSRVPVRSALIQLEADGLVELQDRRGAVVKSVSVEQAREVYDIRTLLELEALRRSMEHMTPERLARMRELGRAVDSEQEGGGFIDARTDFYAELYDAERHPVLWETIEQLKLKVGRYVLGWRLVGDDGNGQAHSHSHEHLIDAVEAGDVEHALAVLREHLESVRDAVLALLESEARERAGA; this is translated from the coding sequence ATGAATGCACGCGCAGGGCAGGCGAAGGCGGGCGATCAGGCGACGGATGCGGCGGGGGCGCCGAGCTCCGACGGCGGCGCGGAGGCGCTGCGGCGCCTGGCCGGGCAGCACTCCTCGGGCTACCGGTCGGTCGGCGTCATGGCCTACGACATCATCCGCGACGCGATCCTGAGCGGCGCGCTGCTGCCGGGGCAGAAGCTGCGGCAGGAGACCCTCGCCGAGCTGATCGGCGTCTCGCGCGTGCCCGTCCGCTCGGCGCTCATCCAGCTCGAGGCCGACGGGCTGGTCGAGCTGCAGGACCGGCGCGGCGCCGTGGTGAAGTCGGTCTCGGTCGAGCAGGCGCGCGAGGTCTACGACATCCGCACGCTGCTGGAGCTCGAGGCGCTGCGGCGATCGATGGAGCACATGACCCCCGAGCGCCTCGCGCGGATGCGCGAGCTCGGTCGCGCGGTCGACTCCGAGCAGGAGGGTGGCGGGTTCATCGATGCCCGCACGGACTTCTACGCGGAGCTCTACGACGCCGAGCGGCATCCGGTGCTCTGGGAGACCATCGAGCAGCTGAAGCTCAAGGTCGGCCGCTACGTGCTCGGCTGGAGGCTCGTCGGCGACGACGGGAACGGCCAGGCGCACTCGCACTCGCACGAGCACCTCATCGACGCCGTCGAGGCGGGTGACGTCGAGCACGCGCTCGCCGTGCTGCGCGAGCACCTCGAGTCGGTGCGCGACGCGGTGCTCGCGCTGCTCGAGTCCGAGGCCCGGGAGCGCGCGGGGGCCTAG
- a CDS encoding TIGR03557 family F420-dependent LLM class oxidoreductase has product MLERFAPSEAVELAALAESHGFRGVMAADHFQPWLPRHGQSAFVWSVLPAIAERTTGDIGPGVTTPTYRWHPAMVAQASATMAAMYPGRHWLGIGSGEALNEHVVGRYWPEAPERINRMFEAVDVIKKLFAASAAGRDVRHSGPHFTLESTRLWTMPQTAPEILVAAGGPVTAKRAGRTVDGLITMDAPPERLELLLARFAEGARDAGRDPSRMPKVLQFHLSWAPTDEEAMANAMREWPIAGMRIGKGDIRSPFEFEQLARGVRPEDLADRLTISADPDVHRAAIQRAFDLGFDRVYLHNVGRNQTEWFEVFGREVLPKVRR; this is encoded by the coding sequence ATGCTCGAACGATTCGCTCCATCGGAGGCGGTCGAGCTCGCCGCCCTCGCCGAGTCGCACGGCTTCCGCGGCGTGATGGCCGCCGACCACTTCCAGCCCTGGCTGCCGCGCCACGGGCAGTCCGCGTTCGTCTGGAGCGTGCTGCCCGCGATCGCCGAGCGCACGACCGGCGACATCGGGCCCGGCGTCACGACGCCGACCTACCGCTGGCACCCGGCGATGGTGGCCCAGGCGAGCGCGACCATGGCCGCGATGTACCCGGGCCGGCACTGGCTCGGCATCGGCTCGGGCGAGGCGCTCAACGAGCACGTCGTCGGGCGCTACTGGCCCGAGGCGCCCGAGCGCATCAACCGCATGTTCGAGGCCGTGGACGTCATCAAGAAGCTGTTCGCCGCGTCGGCGGCGGGGCGCGACGTGCGCCACTCGGGCCCGCACTTCACGCTCGAGTCGACCCGGCTCTGGACCATGCCGCAGACTGCACCCGAGATCCTGGTCGCCGCGGGCGGACCGGTCACCGCCAAGCGCGCCGGCCGCACGGTCGACGGGCTGATCACCATGGACGCCCCGCCCGAGCGCCTCGAACTGCTGCTCGCGCGGTTCGCCGAGGGTGCCCGGGACGCGGGCCGCGACCCGAGCCGCATGCCCAAGGTGCTGCAGTTCCACCTCTCGTGGGCGCCGACCGACGAGGAGGCGATGGCCAACGCGATGCGCGAGTGGCCCATCGCCGGCATGCGCATCGGCAAGGGCGACATCCGCTCGCCGTTCGAGTTCGAGCAGCTCGCGCGCGGCGTGCGCCCGGAGGACCTGGCCGACCGCCTCACCATCTCCGCCGACCCCGACGTGCACCGCGCCGCGATCCAGCGCGCGTTCGACCTCGGGTTCGACCGCGTCTACCTGCACAACGTCGGACGCAACCAGACCGAGTGGTTCGAGGTCTTCGGGCGCGAGGTGCTGCCGAAGGTGCGCCGATGA
- a CDS encoding coenzyme F420-0:L-glutamate ligase, translating to MSAAMQVWALEGVPEVRPGADLVELLADAAGEALEGGDILVVTSKIVSKAEGRIVAAADREDAITAETVRVVATRAYPGGITRIVENRLGMVAAAAGVDASNTDDGTVLLLPVDPDASARALAAGLRERLGVEVGVIVSDTLGRPWREGQTDVAIGAAGVHVVDDLRGQTDAAGKPLMVTLPCVADELAAAGDLVKGKASGCPVAVVRGMGRLVGPLDLPGARTIVRPSERDMFRLGTEEALERGRREGYAAGVAAAGAGDGGTYDEGYAAGFDEGRAEA from the coding sequence ATGAGCGCGGCGATGCAGGTGTGGGCGCTCGAGGGAGTGCCCGAGGTGCGGCCGGGTGCGGACCTGGTCGAGCTGCTGGCGGATGCGGCGGGCGAGGCGCTCGAAGGCGGCGACATCCTCGTGGTGACCTCGAAGATCGTCTCCAAGGCCGAGGGGCGCATCGTCGCCGCGGCCGACCGGGAGGACGCGATCACCGCCGAGACGGTGCGCGTCGTCGCGACCCGCGCGTACCCCGGCGGCATCACGCGCATCGTCGAGAACCGCCTCGGCATGGTCGCCGCGGCCGCGGGCGTCGACGCGAGCAACACCGACGACGGCACGGTGCTGCTGCTGCCGGTCGACCCCGACGCGTCGGCGCGCGCGCTCGCCGCGGGGCTGCGCGAGCGCCTCGGCGTCGAGGTCGGCGTGATCGTGAGCGACACGCTCGGCCGCCCGTGGCGCGAGGGGCAGACCGACGTGGCCATCGGCGCCGCGGGCGTGCACGTCGTCGACGACCTGCGCGGGCAGACCGATGCGGCGGGCAAGCCGCTCATGGTCACGCTGCCGTGCGTGGCGGACGAGCTCGCCGCCGCCGGCGACCTCGTGAAGGGCAAGGCGAGCGGATGCCCCGTGGCCGTCGTCCGCGGCATGGGCCGCCTGGTCGGCCCGCTCGATCTTCCGGGCGCGCGCACCATCGTGCGCCCGAGCGAGCGCGACATGTTCCGCCTGGGCACCGAGGAGGCGCTCGAGCGGGGCAGGCGCGAGGGGTACGCGGCGGGGGTCGCCGCGGCCGGTGCCGGCGACGGGGGGACCTACGACGAGGGGTACGCCGCCGGCTTCGACGAGGGGAGGGCCGAGGCATGA
- the cofC gene encoding 2-phospho-L-lactate guanylyltransferase, giving the protein MTHWTVVIPVKEPSRAKSRLGKDVPPEARAALARAFALDTIAATAATPAVDRVVVVTHAELPIEPGPARIQLIDDGRAHGLPAAIELGIAHARATGAGWTAVLLGDLPAMRPDELDGALNAAAMHPLGFLPDADDHGTVLATAGIDVPFAPAFGGASATAHAEQGFVPLDVDGVVGLRRDVDTAEGLEVALQLGVGPNTAEAVAAFTDGVLPHHRTTTGKGTRS; this is encoded by the coding sequence ATGACGCACTGGACCGTCGTGATCCCGGTGAAGGAGCCCAGCAGGGCGAAGTCGCGGCTCGGCAAGGACGTGCCGCCCGAGGCGCGCGCGGCGCTTGCCCGCGCGTTCGCGCTCGACACGATCGCGGCGACGGCGGCGACGCCCGCGGTCGACCGGGTCGTCGTCGTCACGCACGCCGAGCTGCCGATCGAGCCGGGGCCCGCGCGCATCCAGCTCATCGACGACGGTCGCGCCCACGGGCTGCCCGCCGCGATCGAGCTCGGCATCGCGCACGCCCGCGCGACCGGCGCGGGCTGGACGGCCGTGCTGCTGGGGGACCTGCCGGCGATGCGTCCGGACGAGCTCGACGGCGCGCTGAACGCCGCCGCGATGCATCCGCTCGGCTTCCTGCCCGACGCAGACGACCACGGCACCGTGCTCGCGACAGCGGGCATCGACGTGCCGTTCGCGCCCGCGTTCGGCGGGGCATCCGCCACCGCCCACGCAGAACAGGGCTTCGTGCCGCTCGACGTCGACGGCGTGGTGGGCCTCCGCCGCGACGTCGACACCGCCGAGGGCCTCGAGGTCGCGCTGCAGCTCGGCGTCGGCCCCAACACCGCAGAGGCGGTCGCCGCGTTCACCGACGGCGTGCTGCCCCACCACAGGACCACCACCGGAAAGGGAACCAGATCGTGA